The stretch of DNA gggaggaagagattAATAAAGATGAAGCCAGGCTCTAGTCAGGTGTGTCCATgaaggacaagaggcaatgagaaaaaattgAGATATAAGAAACACTGCTGATAcatgaaatgtgatttttttaagggtggtgaaacactggaaggGGTTGTCTAGAgggttgtggagtctccatccatGGAGATACTGCAAACCTGAGTAGGCACAGCTCTCTGCAAGCTGCCCTGGCTGATACTCCTGTGAACAGTGAGATTGGCCTAGATAATGTCCTGAGGATCCTTCCAGCTCcatctgtcccactgtctgtgaCTCTCAGCCTTCATCCCAGAGTGCCAGAGGtttgcagagcaggaaaatcaAATTCAAGGCTTTCCTGAGTCACTCAAAGCAGTACTACAGTCAGGGCTTATCACTATGACGACACTCTGagttttgtattttctctttcaataCACTACTTGTACAGCAAATTTATAACCAGGGGTGCTCTGCAGTAAATGATTCACATCCATGACTTAGGATTTTACACCGAAAaatgatttaatttaaatataactGCCAATACCAAATATGCAGGTGTTCAAATATACAAGGAGAAAAACCACCTCTCTGGACAGTTGCTCCTGGCTCTCAGCTACAAAAACAAGATGACAGAAAGGCTTAAAAAGCAGTGACAAATGAGCTTCTAGAATATGAGCAGAAGGTAGAATTAGGAGACCACCAGAAGCCATATAGAGCAGTGTGTGGCAAAGTAGAAAGAAGCAGCACACTTTTAGGAATGGTTCCCAAAACAGTGAATCCTTGAACAAGGTTTTTCCATTTTAGGGGTGGGTGGCGAGAGAGATGTCCTCAATTTGtccttgaatatttttaattgatatCAGTTTTGTTTCACCTTATATAAATCTAATGAAGAAACTTCTTTTAAAACGGTTAAAAAAACTCCTGCAAAATGGTTTGTGGGTCCATCTGAATTCCCCACTTATATTATAGAGACCTAATCACCACTCTCTGATTTGACCACATCATTTTCCTTCAAGAACCCTTTCCCTTAccaggaggagaaagagaacaaaagcaCTATTGAAACATGggatttatttccttcttatGGTAACGTTAAACAGAAACCACTTGATAAATATGAATTTGATGGGCCTGAGAGATCTCAGCACACAGAACCTGACAACAGTCAGCAAAGTCAGAACTTTTTCAATTTACACAGTGAGACAATTTCCTACTCTGCATGATCCTGCAATTTTGACACTAAACTTCTCTGTGGAATAAATTCTGTGGAAGTTACTTGGCCTCTCTCtgctgccaagccctggccaTACTATCCCAAGAACCACCTACCTCTGCAGAGAAAGGGCTTAACTGATATATATGCCACTATGaatggaaaggggaaaaggaaggcCTAAAATATAGAtgaaacattgaaaaaaataaaataaaatttagaaaatagtTGCACTCATTATAAAGTATAACAAATAGCATCTTCAAAGAAATACACAGCCTGTGTTtctatatctctatatatgTATCTTTAAAGACATAGATGTTACTaaaaaaatttcccaattttcaTGTTTACAGCCTCTAACAAACCTCCCTCTTGAACTGTTTAAACTTTGActctctgtttctttgcagaTCTTACAGGTGAACAAGGTGATGTCCATCTTGTTTTATGTGGTATTTCTCGCTTACCTTCGTGGCATCCAGTCTTCCAACATGGATCAAAGGAGTTTGCCAAAAGATTCAATAAATTCTCTTATTATTAAACTCATTCAggcagacattttaaaaaacaagctTTCTAAGCAAATGGTAGACATTAAGGAAAACTATCAAAACTCAGTGCAGAAAATAGACACTCAGCAAGAGATGGATGGAGAGGAAAATGTGAAATCAGACTTCCAGCCAGTTATCTCAGTGGATACAGATCTCTTGAGGCAGCAGAGACGCTACAACTCACCCCGAGTCCTCCTCAGTGACAACACGCCGCTGGAGCCACCGCCACTGTACCTGATGGAGGATTACATCGGGAATTCCATGGTGGTGAACAGAACCTCCCGGCGGAAGAGGTACGCGGAGCACAGGGGCCACCGTGGAGAATATTCCGTTTGTGACAGTGAAAGTTTATGGGTCACGGACAAATCCTCCGCCATCGACATTAGGGGACACCAGGTGACTGTTCTGGGAGAAATTAAAACAGGAAACTCTCCGGTTAAGCAATACTTTTACGAAACGAGGTGTAAAGAGGCCAAGCCTGTAAAAAACGGCTGCCGCGGTATTGATGACAAGCACTGGAACTCCCAATGCAAGACATCCCAAACTTATGTCAGAGCACTGACttcagaaaacaacaaactgGTGGGCTGGAGGTGGATAAGGATAGACACCTCCTGCGTGTGCGCCTTGTCCAGGAAAATAGGAAGAACATAGATCTGCATCTCCTTGCTATATAAATTATTACTTTAAATTATATGATATGCATGTAGCATATAAATgtttatattgttttatatatattataagtTGACCTTATTTATTAAACTTCAGCAAATCTACAGTATATAAGCTTTCTCAGTCAATAAACAAGAGCAAAGGGTGTGTGCCTCTGCCGTGGCCAACTCTGGGGTTTTTTAGACTACGTTTGTGACACTGCTTGTCGGCAGCATACTGTAACCTTCCTGTAAAATCtgtaaaatcagtatttttcattcagttttgtCAAACCAGTGACTGTCATTTAGTAAACTTGTTAAAAATCAGATCAATGCCAAGAGTTGTGTACATATTTATATTCCTTGTTCTATATGTCCATATTTAATTGGATCTGCAGCGTTGACTCCTCacctccaaaaccaaaaaatgacCAAAATACGTGTTGTAGGCTGCAGGTGATGTCAAATTTACAGGCATCAGGTAGCCCTAAAAAAAAGTTTCTATGTATTATGCCAGTTTTGCCAGTGAAATGACCATTTTCCCTCTGTTATCATTTCAGAATGGCTGCTAGTAATCCAGGAACATCCATTTGTGTTTTGGAAGCACATTTGTTTTGCAACTGTTTCTAATGCTGCCAGTGCTTcattgaaaaaatatgaaagaaatctgaaatatttgtaGCTGAAACTTGCTAAAGCCAAGAACTGATCTAAATGGATTGTTAATATAATACATAAAAGATGGTTTGTTGTGATCAGCCTGTTCCTCCTCACACGAATCAGTTATCTTCTGCTTGCATTGTTGGATCATTCTCCTCTTAGTTTTTAAATTAGAAGCAAATCTGGTGGCATCTTTACCTTAAAAGAGACTTTGGCTTGCAAATTGTAGTAAAGAAAGATGTGATATCCTGGCATGGATATCAAAGCCACAAGCCTGTACAAAGGTTTCCTTCTCCTCAGCAATCCATCCTCCATCTTTCACAAGGTGAAAATGTGTTGAAGTGCTTGAGAAACCTGGTACCTTTCACAGGAACATGAAATGGATGGTGGCTAATATCCATGAAGTCTGCAGTCGTACTGAAATTCCCCAATTAAACACGAGTTGTTGCTTAGGACAAATGTGCTAGCGTGTATTTACCTCAGATTCTTCTTTGGATTGTCACGTAGCTCCACTGGGGACAGAAATAATGACACTACTTGAAGAGATGTCCCATTACACATTAGCTGTGCAATGCCCTGGATGGGATCCCACTCCCAGGAAGCAAATGAAAGTTCATGGCTGGGAACAGAATTCAGATTCGGCTGCACATTATCTGTGTCCAGACAGATCCAAcccacagccagggctgtgggtCAGGGCTTTATTCAGAAAGTTTtaccctcttctttttttttttttttctgagggtTTTACCACTACAGCTTTTGCTGCCATAGCATGTTCAGCATCACAAATGGAAATGAGATCAAAGCCCTCAGACACGAGGTTGCAGGATGCCTTTGCTCATAAAGCTTTCATTCCTGGAAAACCAGCTTCAAACATGCACCAGGCCATGAAATGCAGCATACTGTGCAGTCTCCCCTAAACCCTTACAGAATGTGCTGCTCACCATAAAGCCGCCAGAGAGCTGGACAGGTTGCCTTGAGGCCAAGCACTGGAGCAGTCCTGTCTTggaaagccaggctggagcacatGCATATTTTCTTCAGGGGAGACCAGAAGCAAAGCTTTTTGAGACCCATCTCAATTTTCAGCATGAGGCCAGGGTATTTACCTTACAGGAATTATCATCACCTTGCAGCACTAAATCTTTGCTTCAAGCAATAACAACTTTAGAGGTTCAATACCAAGGCAGTCATCAAAATGAGAGGATGTAATATAACAAGGAACTCGGTATCTGATAGATCTGATTAGAATACTTCTCATTTCTTGGCAAAaaatttaagaaggaaaaaaaccccacaccacaGAGATTTTGCTACTTTTCCTAGTAGGAAAGTTTAAGTTTGAACTAAACTTTTTGGCTTGGGGGAATAAGCATATTTTTCAGAGTTCTGCCCCGCCAGattttttgtaaattaaaagCTTGATTTTACACCCTGAGTTCCCAAATAAAGATCATTTGCAGTCGCTGGGAGCAACTGAGAGCCGATAAAGTTATGGATCATAAACTTCAGAGATTTCTTTGTTTCACTGTGCCACATAGGCCTACCTCCATGTGAGAAGAGGAGGTAAGGAGACCAATTTAGATTAGTAGAATCCCATTAATCAGAAACTACCTTGTTCCTGCAGTGTGAATGTCACTTTTGTTTACATCACTGTAAATCCAGAGAAAATCTGACGaagacagggaagaaaatgtAGCTTTATAGCAATGTAAACAACATCGGAGTTGATTCTAATGCCTTTATTTCTGCTCACTGAAAATCAAGGGAGGTGCATTCTTTAAAGGTTCAAAGAAAGCTATTTGTCATTTTCCACTGTAAATCCAGAAACAGGAACTGGTCTTTGACTCTTGACTTTAACAAGTATTTTACAAGCAGCCAGCAAAAGTGTCTTGGAGTAAATATGCCTGTCATCCGAAACACATGAGATGAGAATAGAGTGTGGTGTGTACGGTTATTAGACCGGCTGCCTCTTTCCCACCCCAGGAAAACAATGAGCGGAAGTGTTACCCCCTGGATCTGATccagcttccactaaagtcaatgggaaaaaaaatcatctcacCTTCTCCAGTGGAAGCTGGATCAGGCCCCAAGTGAAGAAAAACCTGCAGATCTCAACCAGAGAGCAATGCAATCCCATACATCAGTAATGTGTTCCTGTAAATCCTGTGTACACAAAAGATGCTGTATAATTTTGTAACAAGTTTGTAAACAAAGCCTGTAATAAATTTGTTAAGGTCTAATTCTCTTTTCACTGTAGCCAGGGATGGTTTTATGGTTGACTTTGGTCATGGCACAATGAATTCAAAATTCCTATCCaactctttttttgtttgtgttaaataattaaacaaaatattcagCTCTCAACACCAGTTCAATTTCAGCATTCTAAACATCACTTCAATTAGGCAGCTCAGATGCTCTGTCAATATTGTTTTGCCAATAGATCATTATAAACACACATTTGATTTAGATTTTCTCCCAAATGACCAAATGCTATTCTGAAATTGCCTGTCTGCGTCAAAGtgtattttctcctctttttccccctagttttttttccagtccaTTTAGTAACAGCAAAAATTGCTCCACTGAGGTTTTGGAAAACcatctgcatttattttatcaCCTTTGAACATGTGTTCAGGAATGAAGTCTGTGCAGAGAGTTTACTGCTACCAAGAGATTTGTGCGGCTGCACCAGGAAGAAACTTTGACTGGACTTTACAGAGTGTGTGCTCAAAACCACTCTGCTCATACTCTGTTATTTCGATTCTTTAGCAACCCGAGGCTTTTGCATTCTATATCTGCAGACAATACCAAACAGGAAATGAGCCTGATTGGgagtttcaaaattaaaaatttcatgATAACGACCTGCTATCTCTGACCTCTCAGCGAATGAGTTTGCCTAGAGAAGTCAAGAGCAGgaacatttgtttcatttaataGAGACATTGTGGCAAAAGGAATGGGATTCTGTGCTCTCCATGCTTGCTAAGCGTGTGTAATTCCTCCtggatgtggggcaggaggaggaggaagaggagggggagtAGGATAGGAAAATAAGCACTATAGCTTGTGAGAAATAAAAGGCTGTGCTCCGGCTTGGAGCATTTTAAAGTGTGGAGGGGTTGTTCTCTGAAATGCTTTGTCTGTATTTTGTTACAGCAGATGGCAGAATGACGAAGCAAGCACAGATGTGGTGtaaaaaaaccaagcaatatgaGGATAACAAAaagctttcctgggaaagtcGGCTGCTCACTACCACTGTGGGTCCCTGCAGTTCTGGGCAGGTGATTGCAGAGCTCAGCAATGGCATCCCTAGTTCAATGATTTAACTAAtccctgtggaaaaaaaatttaaaaatcaggtgtttgtttttatttttttttttccctgaagctCATTACATTCATGAGCtggataattttctttcttttccttttttttttttttcttgtccctTTGagatttgtttgcttgtttgtttgtttgttttttggtaaTCCCTAGCTGCTTTCGCGCCTCTGATGAACAACAAGTGATAATGCTTTGCATGAATGTCCCCAAATATAGATTTCCCCTTTGTTTTAGGGCTGAACTTTGATGCCAGTGACACCTGAAAGCCATACTTCCACCACGGAACTGGCCTTTTGATGTCACGACCTCATGTTTCCGGACATTTTGATCACAGGGTTCTATTTTGGAGCTCTTACCCACGCAATAGGTGAGATCATGACCCTGAGGCAATTGAGAAGTGGCTTTGTACACAACAACCAAGGAGCAAAGAGTGAGGTAACCCTGTGCCATCTTTGCATCCACCTTCACACATCTGCTCTGATTTCAGTCTTGACTTGCACGATCAAGAACTGGTGATCAAGGGTTGCTTTCTGCATGTTCAAGGGTTAAGATGCCCAGGATATCCTATAGTGATTGGGCTTGGGAATGACCTTAAAGATGATCTCATTCCAatgcccctgccatgggcagggacaccttccactagagcaggtttctcagagccACATCCAACCCGGCCtggaacactcccagggatgatCTTTGGCAGGAGGACAATTTCTCAGTTCACATAAATATGCCCTTTGTGAATCTGGGTATACCTTCTGTAAAAGGCTGCTGTGGTTGCAGCACTGGCCctctccaaaacacagcacattGTCACCCTTTGCCTGTGTCACAGGCAGCAGACAGAGTCATTGACAGAAGAGCTAATTCATCCAGGGGAGGCTGCTAAGGAGGCAGGTAGTGTGGTCCTCTCCTCTAAGCAAAAATATTCCCATGGAGGGTGTGAGGAAAGCAAAGGAAGTGCTGAAAAATGCAGGGAGTTGGAGCTGTTAGGTGGCAAACATCTTGCAGAGATTTTGGAAAGTGAGGGAGAATTCAGATGTTCAACTGTAACATCAGATGAAAGGCTCTTTCCTGCTATGATAAGGGTTAAGTAAATACCATTAGATCATCTGTAGCAgtaattcaaaagcaaaatgaacCTATATTAATTGGGGTTAATCCCCCTGTGTTGATGAGGAATTAACCATGCTTGCTGAGCACATATGATGAAGCCTTGCTCTCAGTTACCCTGTTCAGCCCCTGATTTCAGCACTCAGGACTATGAAGCTGTTAAGTAAGGGCAAAATTTGGCTCCAAAGGTACTAAATCCACACAGACTGCATGAGGGGGAGCCCACACTGGAAGCATTATCCACCACACAAAACAAGCCAAGTTTTTAACATGAGTTCATAAAAATTGATCATTACTTTGTCTAGTTCCAGGGATTTAGGTTTTAAAATAAGTTCTGAACCGTCTGGTATGACCAGTACATATATATTTAGCAGCaatttacaaaagaaaagaaccCCGTAAATGGAAATACGCAGCAAAACACTGTGTCTAGCACTGCAAATAACCTCTGTTGATTCTTATTTATGTCTCAGAGAGGAATTTTAATACAaatcttggttttgttttacacaccatattttgtaaaataacCACTTCAACTTACTGCTTGTAGAGGTTTGTGGTGTGCTGTCATTGTGGATAATGAAGAAGAAACATGGCTCTAAAGCTGCTGAGCAATGTAAGAGTTGCAAATCCCATGTTTGTACAGCAGAGAGTGAAAACAAACGTGTGAAAATGACAGAATCAGTTTCTCAGGCTCAGAGattaaatatgttttacaaTATCAAATGACAGCTTTTTTCAAGTTATTACAAATATCTCTATATGTGACACAGCCCACTGCTCACATGGAGCATAATTTTGTAATCTTTGTTACTGCAAAAATCTACTCAATGTGATTCCCATtaaattcagaaaacagaaatttgcTCATTTCCACACTGCTGACAGAGCATTCAGAATAACCCCAATAGATTAATAGAAATCTCAGGTCAGAGCATGATTGCTGAGTTTATGTCCTAAGAATAAAACTaccaggaaggaattttttttctgcagagagtgagagctctgctgccacaTTCACAGTGTCTATGCCATGCTATCACATGTTTGAAGACTTTAGGAGGAAGAATCTGGTCAGCTGAAGAGTTGATGGGAAGAAGTGGGAGATGGATGGGGCAATAATTATTACATGGTGTCATTGAAAACTGGATCCCTCAAACACATAAAATGCAGCCCTCAGGATTCTCCTGATCTCAGAATCTAACTCAGAGGTGCTTATTCCCTAGGTCAATAATCTTGGATTCCTGAGACTTGGTGTCGGGACACAGTGCTTGTCCTAGGCCGGGgtaaaggtgaaaaaaaacccttctcccaCCATAATCAGATAACAGCAATTATG from Poecile atricapillus isolate bPoeAtr1 chromosome Z, bPoeAtr1.hap1, whole genome shotgun sequence encodes:
- the LOC131573588 gene encoding neurotrophin-3-like isoform X1; protein product: MHSDTGRSRIGHKILQVNKVMSILFYVVFLAYLRGIQSSNMDQRSLPKDSINSLIIKLIQADILKNKLSKQMVDIKENYQNSVQKIDTQQEMDGEENVKSDFQPVISVDTDLLRQQRRYNSPRVLLSDNTPLEPPPLYLMEDYIGNSMVVNRTSRRKRYAEHRGHRGEYSVCDSESLWVTDKSSAIDIRGHQVTVLGEIKTGNSPVKQYFYETRCKEAKPVKNGCRGIDDKHWNSQCKTSQTYVRALTSENNKLVGWRWIRIDTSCVCALSRKIGRT
- the LOC131573588 gene encoding neurotrophin-3-like isoform X2, with amino-acid sequence MVTPTTILQVNKVMSILFYVVFLAYLRGIQSSNMDQRSLPKDSINSLIIKLIQADILKNKLSKQMVDIKENYQNSVQKIDTQQEMDGEENVKSDFQPVISVDTDLLRQQRRYNSPRVLLSDNTPLEPPPLYLMEDYIGNSMVVNRTSRRKRYAEHRGHRGEYSVCDSESLWVTDKSSAIDIRGHQVTVLGEIKTGNSPVKQYFYETRCKEAKPVKNGCRGIDDKHWNSQCKTSQTYVRALTSENNKLVGWRWIRIDTSCVCALSRKIGRT